A stretch of Argiope bruennichi chromosome 10, qqArgBrue1.1, whole genome shotgun sequence DNA encodes these proteins:
- the LOC129987519 gene encoding zinc finger protein 28-like, with translation MWKKKMLMKCALTNHINDQLTLGKETTVPLRDAIEGKDTAIPQIPAHNYLCEICKKPFTNCNSFADHLETHTGEAIGDCSICNESFDDKQEFCKHLIAHFKETRQSCKTCYKTSITWLELKCHLDWHDKAFQCHLCDETLVNKQHLDQHLLFHTVEEYYTCKICKKLGSQNLCEQIAVKPKQTYKCNTCGKGFDYKRSLSCHQRVHRKNRSFTNNLSPKDFVLKTSQSKSSHQEVSIKTDLFNRLIDSHARGENAINSVDSDNGDLIEVDMMDSNPGDSIKINLVNSNSSDSFDIDLTDFLYEDSNDTILTD, from the coding sequence atgtggaagaaaaaaatgctaatgaAGTGTGCTTTGACCAATCACATAAATGACCAGCTAACGCTTGGCAAAGAAACAACAGTTCCTTTAAGAGATGCTATAGAAGGCAAAGACACAGCTATTCCACAAATTCCTGCCCATAACTATTTGTGCGAAATCTGCAAAAAACCATTTACAAACTGCAATAGTTTTGCTGACCATTTGGAGACCCACACAGGCGAGGCAATTGGTGATTGTAGCATATGTAATGAATCATTTGATGATAAACAGGAATTTTGCAAGCATTTAATAGCTCATTTTAAAGAAACGAGACAATCATGTAAAACTTGCTACAAAACTTCTATTACCTGGCTTGAATTGAAATGTCACTTGGATTGGCATGACAAAGCATTTCAGTGTCACCTGTGTGATGAAACGCTtgtaaataaacaacatttagACCAGCACTTGCTGTTTCACACTGTTGAAGAATATTATACTTGCAAAATCTGCAAAAAGCTGGGTAGTCAAAATTTATGTGAGCAAATAGCTGTGAAACCAAAGCAAACTTATAAGTGCAACACGTGTGGTAAGGGTTTTGATTATAAAAGAAGCTTATCGTGTCATCAACGTGTGCATCGGAAAAATAGATCCTTTACCAACAATTTGAGTCCCAAAGACTTTGTTCTAAAGACTAGTCAATCGAAGAGTTCACATCAAGAAGTTTCAATTAAAACTGACTTGTTTAATCGATTGATTGATTCTCATGCCAGAGGTGAAAATGCAATCAATTCGGTGGATTCTGACAATGGCGATTTAATTGAAGTTGATATGATGGATTCTAATCCTggagattcaattaaaataaatttagtgaatTCTAACTCCAGTGATTCATTCGATATTGATTTGACGGACTTCTTATACGAAGATTCAAATGACACTATCTTGACTGACTAA
- the LOC129987520 gene encoding hydroxylysine kinase-like, which translates to MDIDNILKPNISAEAAVEMVRNMYGLEVTSIKPMGSFNDQNFYIQISNQHQNPYIDEVSEDGYTLKIINATKSSIAGHFDSMHVALHHLQRKGLRVPVPVKNLEGSTWKVENVRVLSKDKESNANEKCGVHLLTYLTGTPIAAIQITPDILFNWGYLLAQFHNATEDLVCPDLKEKEIFYNLEHVTDVKAYMKVIQDDRIHLLQNVMDTYPSEISKSINKLPRGFIHGDFSHNNILTREIPSEGKEKSIVVDGIIDFEDMHYGTYLWDISLLMADYCLNPDLESLYALGHVLAGYMSLRHFNDLELSLLKMCIECRLCQVLICCLHAKITYPDNAYISKIFTAEMKWTRLQQLADISNANLLEKWNKIIQSYSLSKR; encoded by the exons ATGGATATTGACAATATCTTAAAGCCAAATATATCAGCAGAAGCAGCTGTTGAGATGGTACGAAACATGTACGGATTGGAAGTGACAAGCATAAAACCCATGGGTAGTTTTAATgatcaaaatttctatattcag ATTTCAAACCAGCATCAAAATCCCTATATTGATGAAGTATCAGAGGATGGATACACGCTGAAGATCATTAATGCTACAAAAAGCTCTATTGCTGGacattttg ATTCGATGCATGTAGCACTCCATCACTTGCAAAGGAAGGGATTACGAGTGCCAGTACCAGTAAAAAATCTTGAAGGGAGCACTTGGAAAGTGGAAAATGTGCGAGTGCTTAGTAAAG ATAAAGAATCAAACGCCAATGAAAAATGCGGCGTGCATCTTCTGACGTATCTTACCGGAACACCAATTGCTGCCATTCAGATTACtccagatattttatttaactggGGTTACCTGCTTGCTCAGTTTCATAATGCGACTGAG gaTTTGGTCTGTCCAGatttgaaggaaaaagaaattttctataatttggaGCATGTAACTGATGTTAAAGCTTATATGAAAGTTATCCAAGATGATAGAATTCATCTTCTTCAGAACGTGATGGACACATATCCTTCCGAAATCTCCAAGAGTATCAATAAACTCCCAAGag GGTTTATTCATGGTGATTTCAGCCATAACAACATTCTCACAAGAGAAATACCAtcagaaggaaaagaaaaatccaTCGTAGTTGACGGAATTATCGATTTTGAAGATATGCACTATGGAACATATTTATGGGACATCAGCCTGTTGATGGCAGATTATTGTTTGAATCCTGATTTGGAGTCTTTGTATGCACTTGGTCACGTCTTGGCTGGTTATATGAGTCTTAGACATTTCAATGATTTGGAATTATCTTTACTCAAG atgTGCATTGAATGCCGCCTTTGCCAGGTGTTGATTTGTTGTTTGCATGCCAAAATAACGTATCCTGACAATGCgtacatttcaaagatatttacgGCTGAAATGAAGTGGACTCGACTGCAACAGTTGGCTGACATTTCGAACGCAAATCTTCTTGAAAAATGGAACAAGATCATCCAGAGTTATTCTttaagcaaacgataa